The Magnetococcales bacterium genome segment AATCGTCCCCAGGAGCGGTTCCGCTTCATCCAGGAGAGAGCCCATTTTTCCGTGGAGCAGCTCGATGTCTGACTGTCCGAGGAGGTGTATTCGGGGAGGGGTTTTGTGGCTGTTGACCTCTCTTTTGATGACTGGCACGGGTTGGACGGAGGGGAAGGACTATTTCCGCGAGGTGGCGGGCCGAACCTTGGCGGTCAACCCGAAGGTGGTGGCCTCTCAGGCCCGGTTGGACGTGGCCATGAAGCGGCAGGACCAGGCCGAGGCCGCCTTGCGGCCCAACATGACTTTCCAGGGACAGGCCAACCAGTTGCGTACCGAGTGGGATGGCGGAGTGCAGAAGACCCATCCCGATTCGGTCGAAGTGGCGCTTACTCAGGTACTCTTCAATCGGAAGGCTCTGGTCGGCCTGGAGCAGATCGCTCCGGTGATCGACGCGGCCCGTCAGGAGTACGAAGGGGCTTGCCAGAGTGTGTTGTACGAATTGGGCGAGGCGGCGATCGGCCTTCTGGAGGCGGTGGAGGTGGCGGCTTTGGCGCGCAGCAACCAGGAGGTGACCGGCAAGCATCTGGAAGCCACCAAGGCGCGTTTCGAGGTGGGCGAGTTGCCCCGCACCGATGTCAGCCGGGCTGAAGCGAGGCTGGCGAGCGCAAGGGCCGACCGCCTTAAAGCGGAGAACGAACAGGCCATTCGCCGGGCCAAATTCCGGGAAGTGGCGGGCGAGGAGGCGGCGCTGCCTTTTCGGCTGCCGCCCTGGAAACATGCGGTGCTGGAGCAGTCCCTGGAGGCGCTGTCTGCCGCTGTGGAAAGCCGGCCCGACGTCAAGGCCGCCGTGGCCCAGCTTGACGTGGCCCGACTGGAGGTGGAACTGTCCCGTTCGGACCATTACCCGGTGTTGACCTTGAACGGCAGCCGTTCCCGAACCTGGAATCTTGGCAGCCAAAGTACGCCGGGAACCCTCGACAAAACCAGCCTGGGTTTGGGGGTTTCGGTACCGCTCTATTCCGGAGGGCTGACGATGGCCCAGGTCGATCAGGAACAGGCCCGCTTCCGGGCCGCCCAAGCCGATCTGGATCGGGTGCGGCAGCAGGCCTTGCGGGAGATCGAGCAGGCATTTCACCAGTATCGCAACGCGATGGTGGTGGTGGATTCCCTTGTGGCCGGGGAGCGGGCGGCTCGGGATGCGGCGGACGGGGTGGCTCAGGAGTTCAAGGTGGGTACCCGCACCTCGCTGGATGTGCTGGATGCCCAGCATGAACTCTTCACCGCAGCGACCGATCTGACGCGCGGACGCTACAACGTGCTGGTTTCCAGCCTGCAATTGCTGCGGGCCTCCGGTGTGTTGACTCCCGGAATTCTGACAGTCGACGAAAACCAATAAGGATGGAGCAAAGACCATGATCGAACGGGTCAAGGCGGTTTTGGAGGGTATCCGGCCCTATCTGCAAAACGACGGGGGCGACGTGGAACTGGTCGAAGTGACCCCGGATAACGTGGTGCGAGTGCGCCTGAAAGGCCGTTGCGGTGGATGTCCGGGAGCGACCATGACCTTGAAAATGGGCATCGAGCGGACGCTGAAAGAGCATATTCCCCAGGTTCGTGCCGTGGAGAGCGTTCCCTGAGCGGATTCCGCTATCTGCCGTCTCCCCACGCCGACGACCGGCCCGCCGGAAGCCGGCTCGATCTGGTGGTGGTGCATGCCATTTCGCTGCCACCGGGGGAGTTTGCCGTACACCGGGTGGACGAGCTTTTCTTGGGTCGGTTGGATCCGGAGGCGCATCCCTATTTCCGGGAAATTGCCGGGCTGCGGGTTTCCGCGCATTTTTTGGTGGCGCGTTGCGGCGATGTCACCCAATATGTGCCGGTGCAGCGTCGGGCGTGGCATGCCGGTGCCAGTCAATGGCGTGGCCGCTCCTCCTGCAACGATTTTTCGGTGGGCATCGAGTTGTCCGGGGATGAGGTGACGCCCTTCACCCCGGCCCAGTATTTGACGCTGGCCCGCTTGCAGCGCACTCTGAAAAAGCGCCACCCCTCACTGCACGACGATCATGTGGCGGGGCATCAGCACATTGCACCGGGTCGGAAATGGGATCCGGGCCCCTGTTTCGACTGGGACTTTTTCAAGGAGTGTCTGGCCAAAGCCACGCCGGACGACCACTGGCCCATCGTGTGGAAGTGATTGATTTTACCGAAGGAGTCGAGGCCGTGCCACACCTTCATATCATCGGTATCTGCGGGACGGCCATGGCAGGTCTGGCAGCCCTGGCGCAAGAGGCGGGTTGGCGGGTGAGTGGTTCCGATGCCGGCATCTACCCTCCCATGAGTACCTTTCTGGAAGAGCGGGGCATTCATCTGCGGGAAGGTTATTCAAGCGCCAATCTGGAAGGCCCCCCGGACCTCGTGTTGGTCGGCAACGCCATTTCGCGCGGCAACGCCGAGTTGGAGGCCCTGCTCGATTCCGGCCTCTCCTTCCGCTCCGGGGCCGAGTGGCTCATGGCCAACGTTCTGGAGGGGCGCCATCCGGTAGTCGTCGCGGGAACCCATGGCAAGACCACCACCAGCAGCATCGTGGCTTGGGTACTGGATCAGGTCGGGATGAAACCGGGCTTCTTCATCGGCGGTCTGCCGAAGAACTTCGGCGTCGGCGTTCGCCATCCGGGGGCCTCTCCCTGGGTGGTGGTGGAAGGGGACGAGTACGATACGGCCTTTTTCGACAAACGACCCAAGTTTTTGCACTATCGGCCCCGCACCCTGATTCTGCATAACCTGGAATTCGACCATGCGGACATCTATCCCGACCTGGAATCGATCCGGCAGCAGTTTCGCCTGCTGGTGCGGACCGTGCCCCGTGGTGGGGTGGTCTTCCTGAACGGCGATGACAAGGTGCTGAACAGCCTGGTTCCGGAGGTGCGTTCCCGGCTGGTCTCCTATGGTTTGGAAGGGGATTATGCCTATACGGGCCGTATGGAGCGCGAGGATGGGCGGGAGTGGACCCTGTTGCAGGACGGGGAGCCGCTGTTTACCGTGCACTGGAACCTCACGGGACGCCACAACGTTTACAACGGCGTGGTGGCGGCGGCGGTGGCCCTGGTTCATGGAGCGGACGGGCAGCGGGTTCGGGACGGTTTGAGCACGTTTCAGGGGGTGGCCCGTCGCATGGATCGGCGCTTTGCCGTCGATGGAGTGGCCGTCTATGACGATTTTGCCCACCATCCCACCGCCATTCGCACCACTTTGGCCGGTTTGAAGGCTTCGGGAGAGTGTCGCCGGGTTTGGGCGGTGGTGGAGCCTCGCTCCAACACCATGCGTCGACGGGTGCATCAGGAGAGTCTGCCGGCGGCATTGGCCGAAGCGGACGGGGTGATCCTGGCCCGCCCCGGACAACGGGGGCTGGCTCCCGAGGAGGTGTTGGATGTCGATGCCGTGGTGGCGTCTCTCAACCGCCTCAAGTCCGGCAGCGCGGTGGTTGTCGATGATGCGGGAGGGGCCGTGGACCATTTGCAGCGCCATCTGACCTCCGGAGACGGGGTGCTGGTGATGAGCAACGGTGGTTTTGACGCCATATTTGAAAGATTGGAAACCATGTTACGCAGTCGCACGGCATGAAGGTGGCAGGAATGAAGGTCGAGGAGGGCAGCCTGGCCGGCAAATTTCTGGTGGCCATGCCGGGCCTCAAGGACCCCAATTTCGAGCGGGCGGTCATCTTCGTCTGCGCCCATTCCCCGGAGGGTGCCTTGGGACTGGTGATCAATCAACCCCATTCCATCTCGCTGGATGAGATTCTCGACCAGTTATGCCTTACCTGGGAGCGGTCGGAGCTGCCTCTGGTCTATCAGGGGGGGCCGGTTTCACCGGATCGGGGGTTTGTGCTTTTTGAAACCCCGGTGGAGATTCCAGGCCACATGGAGATTACGCCCGGACTTTTTCTGGGCACCAACCCGGATCTGTTGAAACATTTCGGTGAAGCGGACAATTCCAGCAAGTTTCTCTTTGTCCTGGGCTATGCGGGGTGGGGAGACGGTCAGCTGGAAACCGAACTGCGGGAGAACGTCTGGCTGATTGGCGACTTTGATCGCAGCATTGTTTTTGACCTGCCCCCCGCCATGCGTTGGACCAAAGCCATCCAGAGCATGGGTATCGACATCACCCAGTTGGTGGAAGCGGGAAGGGCCTTGAACTGAGCCCGTCTTGTTCATAAATTTCTGCTGCAGCCGGACCCGGATCGCGCCATGACGGCGTTGCGCCCGCTCGACGGTCCTCAGGGCCATGGGTGCGGTCGTCGGGGCGTCGCGTACCCTGGCCGGTTTCACGAGGAAATTTATGAATAAGACGGGCCGATGCCTGGCTTGAAAAGAAGTTACCCCAAGGCAACAGGGAGGGGTTGACAACCCCCCCAAGCTGCTATAGGATCCCCCGCACAATTTGGTACGGCTTCGCTTTGTGCCCAGGTGGCGGAATTGGTAGACGCGCTAGACTCAGGATCTAGTGGCCACACGGCTGTGGGAGTTCGACTCTCCCCTTGGGCACCACTTATTCGCAGATCACTCCTTGACCAGCCTTGTTCATCCGTCGCAAGCCCGGGCGTCCGAGCCACGGCTATCCTCTCGCTTCGTGGCGAAGGCTCATGTCACCCGAAACGTTCCCGAATCCGATCCCGAGTTTCGATTCAACCGACTCTGCAACTTCTCCGGATTGTTGGTGCCCGCGGCCGGGGTCGAACCGGCACGGCTGTAAGCCAACGGATTTTAAGTCCGTCGCGTCTGCCTGTTCCGCCACGCGGGCCAACACATCCGCCGCAAGACTAACCCGTTGGAGGAGCGATGTCCACGTCAGAAAAACAGGATTTTTCATGGGGACCGGCAACACGGGCGGTTCACTCCGGTCAATTTCGCAGCGAGCTGCATGAAAACAGTCCCGCGCTGTTTCTGACATCGAGCTACGCTTTCGACTCGGCAGCCCAGGCGGCAGCCATTTTCTCGGGTGCGCAGGAGGGGAATGTCTACAGTCGGTTCACCAATCCCAGCGTAACCGCCTTCGAAGAGCGCATCGCCGCCCTGGAAGGGGGCGAAAAGGGGCTGGCCACCGCCTCCGGCATGGCCGCCATTTCCCTGGTGCTGCTGGGCATGCTCTCCTCCGGGGATCATCTGGTCATGAGCCGTTCCGTCTTCGGATCGACCTCCAAGATTGCCAGTGACATTCTCAGCCGCTTCGGGATCACCACCACCAAGGTGGCCCTGTCCAATCCTCAGGCCTGGCGGGAGGCTGTCCGCGAGAATACCCGCATGCTTTTTGTGGAAACTCCGGCCAACCCCACCCTGGAAATGGTGGATTTGGCCGAGTTGGCCCGGCTGGCCAGGGAGAAGGGGCTCTGGCTGGTGGTGGACAACGTCTTTTCCACACCGATTTTGCAGCAGCCGCTGGCTTTGGGTGCCGATCTGGTCATTCATTCGGGAACCAAATATCTCGATGGGCAGGGTCGGGTGCTGGGAGGCGTGGTGGTGGGGCGCAAGGAGTTGATCATGAACCACCTCTTTCCCTTTCTGCGCAATACCGGCCCAAGCCTTTCCCCCTTCAACGCCTGGGTCTTGTTCAAGGGGATGGAAACCCTGGAACTGCGCATGCAGCGCCACTGCGACAACGCCGAAGCGGTGGCTCACGCCCTGGTGAGGCTGCTGCCGGAGGCCTCCGCCGTACACTATCCCGGTTTGCCGCACCATCCCCAGCACCAACTGGCCAAGGTTCAGATGAAACGCTTCGGTGGTATCGTCTGTCTGGATCTGGGCGACAAGGATCGGGCGCACGCTTTTATCGACGCTCTGCGCTTGTTCACCATCACGGCCAATCTGGGGGATTCCCGCAGTCTGGTGACCCACCCGGCCACCACGACCCACGGCAAACTCTCGGCGGGAGAGCGGCTCCAGGCGGGCATCGGGGAGGGGCTGGTGCGTTTGTCTCTGGGTCTGGAAGATGCGGCGGATCTGGTTGCCGACTTGCGCCAGGCTCTGGTGAACTGCGGAGCATGTGGATGAGAAGAGGAAAAAATGGTGCCGGGGGTCGGAGTCGAACCGACACGCTGTTGTCAGCGCCAGATTTTGAGTCTGGTGCGTCTACCGGTTTCGCCACCCCGGCACTTGTGAGGTTTATAGCAAAGGACCGACCGAGGGTCAACCTTTTGCGGGAGGAAGGGTAGACGATTGATGGGAATGGCATCTGCCGGGTTGCCGGTTCAGGGACCGGCGCCCGATTGGTTGCGAAAGGGAATGCTGGCTTTGGGGCTGGCGATTCTGTTTCGCGTGGCATTTTTTCTCTTTTTGATGGTTCATCCCCTCACCAACGAGTTGGGGGAGGCGATTTCCCCGTTGAACAAGACGGTGAAATCCGGCGATTTGAGCTTTTACGAGAGTACGAGCGCCTATTTCAAACAGGCATCCCTGGCGGATGTGGTGGCGCGGTATCAGGAGGTGGTGCGGCAGCTGGAGAAACCGATCCACCAGGTGAACTGGACCCTCTACTGGTTGAGCGGTCCGGTGTTTCCCGGTTTGTTGATCTTGTTTGATTATACCGACGGTCATTCCCTGCCGCTGGCCCTTTTTTATCTTTTTCTCAGTACCGTTCTGGCTGCAGGCTGGCTCGGGTGGTTGGCTCGACAAGGTATCGGGCTGCCCTGGCTGCTCTTTTTTGCCCTGTTGCCGGCTCCGGTCTGGTATATGGCCACGATCAGCACCGATGAGCTGTTCGCCGTTGTGTTTCTATTGTTTTATCTGGCCTATTTTGGCTCGGGGAGCCGTGGGGCGACTTCCCGTATCAAGGTGGATCATTCCCTCCTGGTGCTGATCCTGCTTGTTCTCATGGGATTGCTGCGTCCGAACAGTATATCTATTATTATCTTTGTTTTGCTGCATCAAGCCGTGACCCGAGTGGACCATAAGATTCTGTGCGGCTGGCAGTTTGCATTCATCGTCGTGCTGCTGGGGATGCTGGGTATCTACTATCTGCCCTACATCCTGGCGGCCTTGACCATCTCCACGACCAGTTCCATCTTCATCGTGTTCGGCCTGCCGCAGGAGGACTATTTCCATCCGGGACTGTTGCATTTTCTGCCGGACAGCCTGAATACGCTGCTCTCCCTGATGGTTCTGGGGTTGGCGAAAACCTGCTATTTCGTCGGCTTGAGACCCTCCTACAGCGGTCAGGATCTGCTGGTTGTACTGGTACGGGCCGCTCCGGGCCTGGTTCTGCTGCCGGGCCTGCTGCGCCTGCTGGTCAAGGGTGAAGGAGCCGTCAAGCTGCTGGTGCTCCTCTTCTACCTGCCGGTTCTGGTCGGACCGGCTCAGGATCGCTACAACCTGCCGATCCAACCGCTGCTCTTCTTCCACGGCGCACTTTTCTGGAGAGGCCTGTGGAACGATGCCCTTCGCCTAACCAAAGTGAATGCGTGATTCCAGATTGGCCCGGGAATCGGCGTGTTGCAGCGCCTCTTCCAGGGTGATCGCTCCCTCCTTGTAAAGAGTGTACAAGGCGGTATCGAAGGATTGCATGCCCAGATCCGTCGTGGTTGACAACACCTCCTTGACCTCTTCCACCTCTCCTTTGCCGATCAGTTCGGCGATCAGAGGGGAGTTGACCAGAACTTCCACCGCGGCCCGGCGTTTACCCTCCGCAGTGGAGACGAGACGTTGGGACAGAATGGCCCGGAGATATTGGGAAAGATCCTGAAACAACTGCTTGTGCAGATTCTGGGGGAACATGTTGATGATGCGGTTCATCGCCTGGTAGGCGTTGTTGGCGTGCAGCGTCGATACCGCCAGATGCCCGGTTCCCGCCAGTTCCAGCGCCGCTTCCATGGTCTCCCGATCCCGAATCTCCCCGATCAGAATGACATCCGGAGCCTCCCGCAGGGAACTTTTCAGCGCTCTGGCGTAACTGGGGGTGTCCACCCCGATCTCCCGTTGGTTGATGATCGATTTGCGATGGGGATGGATGAATTCGATGGGATCCTCGATGGTCAGAATATGTCCCGAGGTGGTGGCGTTGCGGTGATTGATCATGGCGGCCAGGGTGGTCGATTTCCCGGAACCGGTACCGCCCACCATCAGCAGCAGGCCCCGTTTGGAGAGGATCAACTCCTTGAGAATGTCCGGGACCTTCAGGTCGTCGATTTCGGGGATGCGCGCCCGGATGTAGCGCAACACCATGGCGGCATGGCCCTTTTGATGGAAGGCATTGACGCGGAAACGCCCTTCGCTGCCCAAAGAGATGGCGAAGTCGAGTTCCCGTTCGGTTTCAAAGCGATCCCTCTGCTCGGCATCCAGCACGCCGTACACGGCCTCCCGGACCGTCTCCGCCGAGAGGGGTTCGGTGCCGATGGAAGCCATTTTGCCGTCCAGTTTCATTTTGGGCGGGGCGTTGGGGGTGAAAAAGAGGTCGGAACCCCCTTTTTCGATCATCAATTTCAGGAAAGGGGTCAGATTCACCGGTGATTCCTTGTGGAAAGGGGAGTAGTCATGTCCATGGCGGCTGGTCCGCTTTGAGAAGTCATTGCAGGATAATATCCAGATAATCGGCGGCCTCGCGCACGAAGAAGGGGCGCAAATGGCCCGAATCCTTGTAAATCGGTGTGCCGTTCGCTGTGGTGGTCCGGCAGCCTTCGGGGGTACACAGAACCGGGAAAGGATCGATGACCAGGGTTCCCGTATCCCGGGCCAGGTCGATCATCCGGTGGCGCAGAGCCAGTTGGCTCTCCTTGGCGGGCACGCTCCGGAAGGCCTCCGATAGTCGGAGGGTGCCCGCCAAACGGTTGCCGATCAGACGGCCCGCCGGGCTGAAGTCGTTGCCCGCCGGGTTGTCGATCAATAGAAAGCGCTTTTTGTCCGCCGGAAAGGAGCGCAGGTAGCCTTCGAGCAGGCGAAGCGCCACCGAAACGCCCTCGGGGGTATTGAGGGGGAAGGATCCCCCGGCGTGATGCAAAAGGTAGGGGTTGTTGGCGTTGGCGTCGAGATAGAGATTCCAGGCGGCGCCGATGACAATGGTGGCGATTTCGGGGCGGGTGGCGTAAGCCATGGCCGCCCGGCGCAAATCGGGGCATTTGCTGCCGATCTCCGTCCCGATCGGCAGGGGCGGGCAGCCCCCGAAGGTGGCGAAGACCACCGATTGGCTCTCCTTGGAGGCATCGAGGATGTTGACGATACGTGGAGAATATTGTTCCAGGTGAGAATCCCCGATCAGCAGCACCGTCCGCTGCCCGCGACCGGTGCGGTGAAAGTTCTGCCCGGCAACGCGGAAGGGTTCGAGGTGACGGGGAAACTCCCAATCGCCGATGGCGGTGGTGATGGCGTCAAGCCCGCCGGTGTTGTTGCGGGGGGGGAGATGCCCGCTTGAGATCGGCAATGCAAGCAGGAAGAGGAGCCCCAGGGCGGCAACCAGGGGTTTGAAGGCCGACTCCCGGACGGCTTTGACCGGTTTTTCCAGGGCCAGATGGGTGATCAGGGCCAGAAGGCCGCTGATTCCCACCAGGAGGAGCCGGAAGCTGCCGGTGGTGCTGTTTTCGGTGAGGATGTTGGCGAAGCTCAGAATGGGCCAGTGCCAGAGATAGAGGGGATAGCTGATCAGTCCGATTCCGACTGCGACAGGGTGGCTCAACAGGGTTCGATTCAGCCAGGCCCGAGGACCGGCGGAGATCAGCAACAGGGCCCCCCCAACCGGAAGCATCACCCAGCCCCCAGGGAAAGGTCTTCTTTCATTGACCAGCAGGAGCGCGAGCAGAATCAGAACGGCGCCGAGAGTCGCCTGCAGATTGGGAAAGGGGTTATGCTTCCCGGTTCGATGTCGGGAGGAGTAGCCCGACAAACCGCCCGCCATCAGCTCGAACCAGCGGGAAAAGGGGCTGTAGTAGGCCGCGACGGGATCGGTGTAGGTGGCGTGAAGTGAGTAGAGAAACGAGCCCCCCGCCAGGAGAAGGGTCAGTCGGAACAGGCGTGCCGGCCCCTTCCACAGCAGTCCGAGCAGGATGGGCCAGACAATGTAGAACTGCTCCTCGATGCCCAGAGACCACAAGTGGAGCAGGGGTTTGCCGCTGGCGGCATTATCGAAATAGCCGGCCTCGCTCCAGAGGGCGAGGTTGGCCACGAAGGCGGAGCTTGCCGCGACATGCCGGCCCAGTTGAGCAAATTCATGGGGCAGCAGCACCAGCCAGCCAACGGCGGAGCAGGTGGCGATGACGGCGATCAGCGCCGGAAAAAGGCGCACGATGCGTCGTTTGTAAAATTCGGAGAAGCGGAAGCGATGCTCTTCAATCTGGCTGAAGAGGATGCGGCTGATGAGATATCCGGAGATCACGAAGAAGATATCGACGCCGACAAAGCCCCCTTCCACCCGGTGGGGAAAGGCATGGTAGGCGACCACGGCCAGCACGGCGATGGCGCGCAGGCCGTCGATATCCGGTCGATAGGCCAGGGATGGGCACTCTTCCGCATAAGGTGTCGTTCGGAAGAGACCACGACCTGTCAAAATGGACGTGTCGGGATCGGGGGATGTGGCAGGGTTTGCGGGAGACCTCTCCATAACCACCAATCCAGGGCTATTTCCGGATGTTGGGATCTTTTTCCACCAGATTCAGGCCCTTGACGGACTCTTTGAACTCCCTTTCCTTGCTCTCCTTGCCTTCGAGCTTGATGCGCAGACGGATTTCATTGGCGGAGTCGGCAAAGCGCAGGGCATCCTCGTAGGTAATGAGGTCGGCTTGATGCAGATCGAAGAGAGCCTGGTCGAAGGTCTGCATGCCCATCTCCCGCGACTTGCCCATGATCTCCTTGATGCCGTGGATTTCGCCCTTGAAAATCAGTTCGGAAATCAGCGGGGATTTGAGCAGGATTTCGATGGCGGCAACCCGCCCGCCACCCACCCGGGGCAGCAGCCTTTGGGAGATGATGGCCCGGATGTTGAGAGAGAGGTCCATCAGCAACTGTTGACGTTTTTCGGTGGGGAAGAGGTTGATGATGCGGTCCAGGGCCTGATTGGCGTTGTTGGCGTGCAGGGTGGAGAGGGCCAGATGCCCGGTTTCGGCGAAGTTGATGGCGTGTTCCATGGTCTCCCGGTCACGGACTTCGCCGATCAGGATCACGTCGGGCGCTTGCCGCAGGGTATTTTTCAGGGCTGCATGCCAGGAATCGGTATCCACCCCCACTTCCCGCTGGGTGATCAGGCAGTTGTTGTGGGGATGGACATACTCGATGGGGTCTTCGATGGTGATGATATGACCATGGCTGTTGCTGTTGCGGAATCCCAGCATGGCGGCCAGGGTGGTCGATTTGCCGGAACCCGTTCCGCCGACGACCAGCACGAGGCCGGTCTTGTTCATCACCACCTCTTTGAGAATGGGAGGCAGCCCCAGCGTGTCCAATTCGGGGATTTCGGTGGTGATGGTGCGCAGTACGATACCGACCCGTCCCTGCTGCAGGAAACAGTTGGCCCGGAAGCGACCGATACCGGGAGGCGAAATGGCGAAATTGCACTCCCTGGTGGCTTCGAACTCCTTCCACTGTTTGTCGTTCATGATGCTGCGGGCCAGGGTCTGGGTCTGACGGGGTGTCAGAAGATCGGCGGTCATGGGTGTCATTTTCCCATGCAGCTTGATGGCGGGGGGGAAGCCGGCGGTGATGAACAGATCGGATGCCCCCTGCTTAAGCATCACCCGCAGCAACTCCAGCATGAATTGGATGGCCTGATCGGTCTCCATGCGCATACCTCCGGCTGCAATCCTTTGGCGGATCGGTGGAAAATCAGTTGGGGGACGAGAGCAGCAGTCGGATATCGGGGTTCAGGGCCAGGCTGAAGTCGGTGGAGGCCAGGGTGGTGCGGTCCACGACCCGAATGACCTGCGCCGAGATGTAGACCCGGTTTTCCGCCACGGTATAGGTTCCGGCCAGAATGGCATGGGCGCGGTTTTTACCCTGAATCTCCTGGAGATCCCGGGAGAGGATGAACTCGCCGGAGTCCTTGCGCACAAAGAGATTTTTGCGCAGTTTGACTTCGGTGACGCCGAAGCCGCGTTGCGCGAACCGGGAGGAGATTTGTCGGGCCATCAGCCTGCCGAAAGCGGAGGTCTGGTCCAGATTGTCCTGATTGACGAAGCTGGCCGGAACCAGGGAGCCGAGGGGGTCCAGGCGTTCTCCCAGGTTGGCGAGCATGGCGTCGGCGGCTTTGTAGGCGGACTCCACCAGATCGGGATGGGGCCGGGTTTCCATGGGCTGGGAGATCAAGGGATAGGGGTCGGGGGCGTGGGGCGCCGTGCAGGCGCCCCCGATGAGCGAAAGCCCCGCCAGTCCCAGAAGCCGCAGGGAGTTGTTGAGCCTGGACATGGTCAGTGATCCACCACCGAAAGAGAGGAACCTTCACCCGTTTCGATCAGCAGATCCCTGGCGGTGGCGCCGATGGGAACCTTGGCGCTGATGGAAGCCAGAATCTGGCGATTGTCCACTTGGATGATGCGCGAGGTCAGGTAGAGCAGGCCCCGTGCCCGGGTGTAGTTGCCCACCACCACGGCGAAGGCCTTGTAGGCTTCCGCCAATTTTTCCACATCGCGGGAGAGGATGAACTCACCCTGTTTGGGTCGGATGGCCAACTCCTGACGCAGCTTGGCTTCCACGACCGCAAACCCTTGCTGGGTCATGCGGGTGGAGAGCTGGTCGGCGATCATCATGCCCAGTTCGGAGGAGGTCTCCAGGTCGCTCAGCGGCACGAAGGTGGTGACCAGGATCGGCTTGCGTCTGCTGAAGGCCGGGTGGTTCTTGCGCAGTTCGGCCACCAGGGCATCGGCGACGGAGTGGCTCATATGGATGAGATCCACTTCGTGCATGACCGGGTTGGGTGCCTGCTGCGCCGGCTGAATCGGGGGAGGTGGTGGCGGCGGCGGCGGAAACAGCGCCGTACATCCGGCCATCG includes the following:
- a CDS encoding TolC family outer membrane protein, translated to MSDCPRRCIRGGVLWLLTSLLMTGTGWTEGKDYFREVAGRTLAVNPKVVASQARLDVAMKRQDQAEAALRPNMTFQGQANQLRTEWDGGVQKTHPDSVEVALTQVLFNRKALVGLEQIAPVIDAARQEYEGACQSVLYELGEAAIGLLEAVEVAALARSNQEVTGKHLEATKARFEVGELPRTDVSRAEARLASARADRLKAENEQAIRRAKFREVAGEEAALPFRLPPWKHAVLEQSLEALSAAVESRPDVKAAVAQLDVARLEVELSRSDHYPVLTLNGSRSRTWNLGSQSTPGTLDKTSLGLGVSVPLYSGGLTMAQVDQEQARFRAAQADLDRVRQQALREIEQAFHQYRNAMVVVDSLVAGERAARDAADGVAQEFKVGTRTSLDVLDAQHELFTAATDLTRGRYNVLVSSLQLLRASGVLTPGILTVDENQ
- a CDS encoding NifU family protein, with the protein product MIERVKAVLEGIRPYLQNDGGDVELVEVTPDNVVRVRLKGRCGGCPGATMTLKMGIERTLKEHIPQVRAVESVP
- the ampD gene encoding 1,6-anhydro-N-acetylmuramyl-L-alanine amidase AmpD produces the protein MSGSDHDLENGHRADAERAYSPGSCRGERSLSGFRYLPSPHADDRPAGSRLDLVVVHAISLPPGEFAVHRVDELFLGRLDPEAHPYFREIAGLRVSAHFLVARCGDVTQYVPVQRRAWHAGASQWRGRSSCNDFSVGIELSGDEVTPFTPAQYLTLARLQRTLKKRHPSLHDDHVAGHQHIAPGRKWDPGPCFDWDFFKECLAKATPDDHWPIVWK
- the mpl gene encoding UDP-N-acetylmuramate:L-alanyl-gamma-D-glutamyl-meso-diaminopimelate ligase, with protein sequence MGSGPLFRLGLFQGVSGQSHAGRPLAHRVEVIDFTEGVEAVPHLHIIGICGTAMAGLAALAQEAGWRVSGSDAGIYPPMSTFLEERGIHLREGYSSANLEGPPDLVLVGNAISRGNAELEALLDSGLSFRSGAEWLMANVLEGRHPVVVAGTHGKTTTSSIVAWVLDQVGMKPGFFIGGLPKNFGVGVRHPGASPWVVVEGDEYDTAFFDKRPKFLHYRPRTLILHNLEFDHADIYPDLESIRQQFRLLVRTVPRGGVVFLNGDDKVLNSLVPEVRSRLVSYGLEGDYAYTGRMEREDGREWTLLQDGEPLFTVHWNLTGRHNVYNGVVAAAVALVHGADGQRVRDGLSTFQGVARRMDRRFAVDGVAVYDDFAHHPTAIRTTLAGLKASGECRRVWAVVEPRSNTMRRRVHQESLPAALAEADGVILARPGQRGLAPEEVLDVDAVVASLNRLKSGSAVVVDDAGGAVDHLQRHLTSGDGVLVMSNGGFDAIFERLETMLRSRTA
- a CDS encoding YqgE/AlgH family protein, with protein sequence MKVEEGSLAGKFLVAMPGLKDPNFERAVIFVCAHSPEGALGLVINQPHSISLDEILDQLCLTWERSELPLVYQGGPVSPDRGFVLFETPVEIPGHMEITPGLFLGTNPDLLKHFGEADNSSKFLFVLGYAGWGDGQLETELRENVWLIGDFDRSIVFDLPPAMRWTKAIQSMGIDITQLVEAGRALN
- a CDS encoding O-succinylhomoserine sulfhydrylase gives rise to the protein MSTSEKQDFSWGPATRAVHSGQFRSELHENSPALFLTSSYAFDSAAQAAAIFSGAQEGNVYSRFTNPSVTAFEERIAALEGGEKGLATASGMAAISLVLLGMLSSGDHLVMSRSVFGSTSKIASDILSRFGITTTKVALSNPQAWREAVRENTRMLFVETPANPTLEMVDLAELARLAREKGLWLVVDNVFSTPILQQPLALGADLVIHSGTKYLDGQGRVLGGVVVGRKELIMNHLFPFLRNTGPSLSPFNAWVLFKGMETLELRMQRHCDNAEAVAHALVRLLPEASAVHYPGLPHHPQHQLAKVQMKRFGGIVCLDLGDKDRAHAFIDALRLFTITANLGDSRSLVTHPATTTHGKLSAGERLQAGIGEGLVRLSLGLEDAADLVADLRQALVNCGACG
- a CDS encoding PilT/PilU family type 4a pilus ATPase — protein: MNLTPFLKLMIEKGGSDLFFTPNAPPKMKLDGKMASIGTEPLSAETVREAVYGVLDAEQRDRFETERELDFAISLGSEGRFRVNAFHQKGHAAMVLRYIRARIPEIDDLKVPDILKELILSKRGLLLMVGGTGSGKSTTLAAMINHRNATTSGHILTIEDPIEFIHPHRKSIINQREIGVDTPSYARALKSSLREAPDVILIGEIRDRETMEAALELAGTGHLAVSTLHANNAYQAMNRIINMFPQNLHKQLFQDLSQYLRAILSQRLVSTAEGKRRAAVEVLVNSPLIAELIGKGEVEEVKEVLSTTTDLGMQSFDTALYTLYKEGAITLEEALQHADSRANLESRIHFG